A single genomic interval of Rhododendron vialii isolate Sample 1 chromosome 3a, ASM3025357v1 harbors:
- the LOC131319833 gene encoding uncharacterized protein LOC131319833, with protein MILGARRVREREREREREREMYLKKAFWSDSLNSDPQTQSPSPVGDVVNSLDKQRLYREITLALRTGLKDARAEFSFLRVRGLRSILKFLRSVAESDSTINLFCHSQSIPDLQVVPVLFQHSLKELEEQRVANLDHIFGTEPIRIVTPSTDSEVALALRVLEGCCLLHRGSALLAHQHKAIQVLMNILSTRGVLEQGACLDALISIMLDSSANQMDFEACNGIEEVAILIKDKQVEENLRLKCGEFLLLLIGHVNGRERSPMAAVHEDIRRLMGEKSASLIWAASQFGSTLDPEQRLMALHIQARRVLESLDLY; from the exons ATGATACTGGGGGCaagaagagtgagagagagagagagagagagagagagagagagagagatgtatctGAAGAAGGCCTTCTGGAGCGACAGCCTGAACTCGGACCCCCAGACCCAGTCGCCGTCGCCCGTCGGAGACGTGGTGAACTCGCTCGACAAGCAGAGACTCTACAGGGAAATCACGCTCGCGCTCCGGACCGGACTCAAGGACGCGCGAGCCGAGTTCTCGTTCCTTCGCGTCCGCGGCCTCCGCAGCATCCTCAAGTTCCTCCGATCCGTCGCCGAGTCCGACTCCACAATCAACCTCTTCTGCCACAGCCAATCCATCCCCGATCTCCAAG TTGTGCCGGTTCTGTTTCAACATTCATTAAAAGAGCTAGAGGAGCAGAGGGTAGCAAATTTGGATCATATATTTGGCACTGAACCCATTAGGATAGTTACACCTTCAACTGATTCTGAAGTTGCACTTGCACTTCGAGTTTTGGAAGGATGTTGTTTGCTGCACAGAGGAAGCGCACTACTGGCTCATCAACACAAGGCAATCCAG GTATTGATGAATATCTTATCCACTCGAGGAGTACTTGAGCAAGGCGCATGTCTAGATGCTTTAATCTCAATAATGCTCGATTCATCTGCCAACCAAATG GATTTTGAGGCGTGCAATGGCATTGAGGAAGTTGCTATACTCATAAAAGACAAACAAGTAGAAGAGAATTTGAG GCTAAAATGTGGAGAGTTTTTGCTGCTGCTCATTGGGCATGtaaatgggagagagagatctcCAATGGCAGCAGTACATGAAGACATAAGGCGGCTTATGGGTGAGAAGTCTGCCTCTTTGATTTGGGCTGCTAGTCAGTTTGGCTCTACCCTTGATCCAGAGCAGAGACTGATGGCTCTACACATCCAAGCTCGCAGAGTGCTCGAGTCGCTTGACCTTTACTGA
- the LOC131319836 gene encoding uncharacterized protein LOC131319836 isoform X2, which translates to MAEFFGPRLYSCCNCRNHVSLHDDIVSKAFQVSMDLKENVKLTSMTFTYHRQLSESSNLSVPHRMELGFREMVEI; encoded by the exons ATGGCTGAATTTTTCGGGCCTCGCCTGTACAGCTGCTGCAATTGTCGAAATCATGTTTCGCTTCACGACGATATAGTTTCCAAGGCTTTTCAG GTTTCTATGGATCTGAAGGAGAATGTGAAATTAACAAGCATGACCTTTACGTA CCATAGGCAACTCTCTGAGTCCAGTAATCTGTCTGTTCCTCATAGAATGGAACTAGGTTTCAGAGAAATGGTGGAGATTTAA
- the LOC131319836 gene encoding protein yippee-like At4g27745 isoform X1, with translation MAEFFGPRLYSCCNCRNHVSLHDDIVSKAFQGRNGRAFLFSHTMNIVMGPKEDRHLLTGLHTVADVYCGDCREVLGWKYERAYEASQKYKEGKFILEKSKIVKDNW, from the exons ATGGCTGAATTTTTCGGGCCTCGCCTGTACAGCTGCTGCAATTGTCGAAATCATGTTTCGCTTCACGACGATATAGTTTCCAAGGCTTTTCAG GGAAGAAATGGTAGagcctttcttttctctcacaCAATGAACATTGTCATGGGGCCAAAAGAAGATAGGCACCTCTTGACTGGTCTTCACACAGTTGCCGATGTCTATTGTGGTGACTGCCGTGAGGTCTTGGGGTGGAAGTATGAAAGAGCTTACGAGGCATCACAGAAGTACAAGGAAGGGAAATTCATActtgaaaagtcaaaaattgTGAAGGATAATTGGTAG
- the LOC131319837 gene encoding protein FLUORESCENT IN BLUE LIGHT, chloroplastic-like isoform X1: MAVVVRCSSQLRPLTPPLSTAAHLPPPNFRFRLGNMDSIPLKVKKLISSVENAAKEEFEAYLALLGRQAMPLGVDDVKTSISEGNSVGPTQLDDDSSPGHLLAHQVMVLGRFPAFALFVVNALMFSTPLEALAETFEADQSIFNMPLLLFAAFMGATVGVLLPQWKKENLKQLDEQLRQIKADLRRQAKIKSLAPTLRNAPAVGRVPENEVIADPRKHELISHLKSGDDFLTNQDPDKAFVEFEAALKLAHNLSDRTKMKKAGTGLGASLQMQGKFHEAIQCYFAVLASSKQEAKVRSKRKREVKDSGDTEAYRAIAECYTELGEVDLAKAFYEKYSNSL, encoded by the exons ATGGCGGTCGTCGTCCGTTGCTCCTCCCAACTCCGCCCCCTAACTCCGCCTCTTTCGACCGCCGCCCATCTCCCTCCACCCAATTTCCGCTTTCGACTTG GCAATATGGATTCTATTCCTTTGAAGGTAAAGAAGTTAATTTCATCAGTGGAAAACGCTGCTAAGGAAGAATTTGAGGCTTATCTAGCATTGCTAGGCAGACAGGCTATGCCTTTGGGAGTGGATGATGTGAAGACCTCAATATCAGAAGGAAATTCTGTCGGCCCTACACAACTAGATGATGACAGCTCTCCAGGACACTTACTTGCTCATCAG GTGATGGTTCTTGGAAGATTCCCAGCCTTCGCACTTTTCGTTGTTAATGCCTTGATGTTTAGCACACCGCTTGAGGCTCTGGCAGAAACATTTGAGGCTGATCAGTCTATTTTCAACATGCCATTACTGCTATTTGCAGCCTTTATGGGGGCAACAGTTGGAG TATTGCTTCCacaatggaaaaaagaaaatttgaagcaGCTGGATGAGCAGTTGCGCCAGATCAAGGCAGATCTAAGAAGGCAAGCAAAGATCAAGTCATTAGCCCCCACTTTGAGAAACGCTCCCGCTGTTGGTAGagtacctgaaaatgaagtAATTGCTGATCCGAGGAAGCATGAGTTGATTTCTCATTTGAAATCCGGAGACGATTTTTTGACGAATCAGGATCCTGATAAGGCATTTGTAGAGTTTGAGGCGGCTCTTAAACTCGCTCACAATCTATCGGATCGAACCAAGATGAAGAAGGCTGGTACAGGTTTAG GTGCCTCATTGCAAATGCAAGGAAAATTTCACGAAGCTATTCAATGCTATTTCGCGGTACTGGCAAGCTCAAAACAGGAGGCAAAAGTCCGATCAAAAAGGAAACGGGAGGTTAAAGATTCTGGGGATACAGAAGCTTATAGAGCAATCGCGGAATGTTACACTGAGCTTGGAGAAGTTGATTTGGCCAAGGCTTTCTATGAGAAGTATAGTAATTCACTATAA
- the LOC131319837 gene encoding protein FLUORESCENT IN BLUE LIGHT, chloroplastic-like isoform X2, whose amino-acid sequence MPLGVDDVKTSISEGNSVGPTQLDDDSSPGHLLAHQVMVLGRFPAFALFVVNALMFSTPLEALAETFEADQSIFNMPLLLFAAFMGATVGVLLPQWKKENLKQLDEQLRQIKADLRRQAKIKSLAPTLRNAPAVGRVPENEVIADPRKHELISHLKSGDDFLTNQDPDKAFVEFEAALKLAHNLSDRTKMKKAGTGLGASLQMQGKFHEAIQCYFAVLASSKQEAKVRSKRKREVKDSGDTEAYRAIAECYTELGEVDLAKAFYEKYSNSL is encoded by the exons ATGCCTTTGGGAGTGGATGATGTGAAGACCTCAATATCAGAAGGAAATTCTGTCGGCCCTACACAACTAGATGATGACAGCTCTCCAGGACACTTACTTGCTCATCAG GTGATGGTTCTTGGAAGATTCCCAGCCTTCGCACTTTTCGTTGTTAATGCCTTGATGTTTAGCACACCGCTTGAGGCTCTGGCAGAAACATTTGAGGCTGATCAGTCTATTTTCAACATGCCATTACTGCTATTTGCAGCCTTTATGGGGGCAACAGTTGGAG TATTGCTTCCacaatggaaaaaagaaaatttgaagcaGCTGGATGAGCAGTTGCGCCAGATCAAGGCAGATCTAAGAAGGCAAGCAAAGATCAAGTCATTAGCCCCCACTTTGAGAAACGCTCCCGCTGTTGGTAGagtacctgaaaatgaagtAATTGCTGATCCGAGGAAGCATGAGTTGATTTCTCATTTGAAATCCGGAGACGATTTTTTGACGAATCAGGATCCTGATAAGGCATTTGTAGAGTTTGAGGCGGCTCTTAAACTCGCTCACAATCTATCGGATCGAACCAAGATGAAGAAGGCTGGTACAGGTTTAG GTGCCTCATTGCAAATGCAAGGAAAATTTCACGAAGCTATTCAATGCTATTTCGCGGTACTGGCAAGCTCAAAACAGGAGGCAAAAGTCCGATCAAAAAGGAAACGGGAGGTTAAAGATTCTGGGGATACAGAAGCTTATAGAGCAATCGCGGAATGTTACACTGAGCTTGGAGAAGTTGATTTGGCCAAGGCTTTCTATGAGAAGTATAGTAATTCACTATAA